The sequence below is a genomic window from Synechococcus sp. PCC 7335.
TAGATATACAACTATAGACAGCAATAACCATCACAGTAGCAGCACTTGTTCAAACTTCTATGGCTTACCTTACTCTCTCCACTTGGATCGCAGATGCCATGAGCGAGGCACAGCGCAGTATCGACTTTATGCTATGGAATACCTTTCTCGCGCTAATTCCGCTCGTCTTAAGCCTGTGGCTCTCTCGCTTTGACAAGGCTTCTTTCGAGGATGATCGCAGCTTTAGTGCGAATCGCTGGAACCCGCTCTGGCTTGTTCACAGGCTGGGCTGGTGGCTAGGATGTGCTCTTTTTATCGCTTTCTTACCTAATGCGCCTTACGTACTCACAGATATTATTCACCTGGTCCGATTTATTCGACAAGGGGCATCGCTACCGACAATCTTGCTAGTTTTAATTCCTCAGTATTTAATCTTTATGCTGATAGGGATAGAATCATATGTCCTGTCTATCATCAATCTTGGTCGCTACCTGCTAAAACACGGTCTGAGACACTGGATTCTATCCGCCGAACTGATGCTGCATATGCTGTGTTCAGTTGGGATCTATCTAGGGCGCTTCCCTCGGTTTAATAGTTGGGATATCGTTACGAATCCACAGCGCCTAGCGCTTTATATCACGCAAGATTTGCTGCGCCTAGAGCCAGTGCTAATTATATTAGTAACCTTCGTGATAATCACTACGCTGTATTGGCTGCTAAAGCAGGTTACCTTAGCGATAGTTTGGTACTGGCGATCGCGTGAACACCGTCAGCTTTGGAACTAAAAGCTAGCTGGTTTA
It includes:
- a CDS encoding DUF1361 domain-containing protein, translated to MAYLTLSTWIADAMSEAQRSIDFMLWNTFLALIPLVLSLWLSRFDKASFEDDRSFSANRWNPLWLVHRLGWWLGCALFIAFLPNAPYVLTDIIHLVRFIRQGASLPTILLVLIPQYLIFMLIGIESYVLSIINLGRYLLKHGLRHWILSAELMLHMLCSVGIYLGRFPRFNSWDIVTNPQRLALYITQDLLRLEPVLIILVTFVIITTLYWLLKQVTLAIVWYWRSREHRQLWN